CGGGAGGACTGGGATCCCCGGCGATCCAGTACCTCGCGGCGGCCGGCGTCGGCCGTCTGGGAATCGTCGACGACGACGTCGTCGAGCGATCGAACCTCCAGCGACAGGTCGTCCACGGCGACGCGGACGTGGACCGACCGAAGGTAGAGAGCGCAGCCGACTACGTGGCGGCGCTCAACCCGGACGTCGACGTCGAGACCCACGAGATCCGTCTCACCGCCGAGAACGTCGGCGATCTGGTCGAGGAGTACGACGTCGTGCTCGACGCCAGCGACAACTTCGCCACCCGGTACCTGCTCAACGATCACTGCGTCCTCACCGAGACGCCGCTCTCCCACGGTGCGATTTACCGCTTCGAGGGACAGATCACGACGTTCACGAACGATCGCGGCGAGTCGTCTCCGCCGTGTTACCGGTGCATCTTCCCCGAAGCGCCCGAACCGGGGACCGTCCCCGACTGTGCCACGACGGGCGTGCTCGGCGTCCTCCCCGGAACTGTGGGCTGCATCCAGGCCACCGAGGTGGTGAAGTACCTGCTCGGGAAAGGCGACCTCCTCGAGGGCCGACTCCTGATGTACGATGCGATGGCCATGACCTTCGAGACGGTCCCGGTGCGGTCGAATCCGGCCTGTCCGG
The nucleotide sequence above comes from Halosolutus halophilus. Encoded proteins:
- the ubaA gene encoding SAMP-activating enzyme E1, whose protein sequence is MSDLRLDATQLDRYSRHVIMDEIGPDGQQRLLEGSVLVVGAGGLGSPAIQYLAAAGVGRLGIVDDDVVERSNLQRQVVHGDADVDRPKVESAADYVAALNPDVDVETHEIRLTAENVGDLVEEYDVVLDASDNFATRYLLNDHCVLTETPLSHGAIYRFEGQITTFTNDRGESSPPCYRCIFPEAPEPGTVPDCATTGVLGVLPGTVGCIQATEVVKYLLGKGDLLEGRLLMYDAMAMTFETVPVRSNPACPVCGDDPEITSVEDVSYEGTCEISAD